A single window of Mycolicibacterium aurum DNA harbors:
- a CDS encoding type I polyketide synthase: MTSVDGLNEPTPRFAIVGYAARFPGASDADEFWDLLREGRDAISEVPGDRWDVDEFFDPEPGTPGKVVTRRAGFVDDVTGFDAPFFGMSTREVRMMDPQHRLLLETAWRAVEHSGTAPSALAGTNTGVFVGLATHDYLGMASDELTYPEIEAYMAIGTSNAAAAGRISYRLGLQGPAVAVDTACSSSLVAIHQACQALQLGECDLALAGGANVLLTPATMITFSNAQMLAPDGKCKTFDAAADGYVRGEGCGVIVVKRLEDAIRDGDRIRAVIRGSAINQDGASGGLTVPNGVAQQRVIGDALHRAGLRPSDVGYLEAHGTGTSLGDPIEAQAAGAAYGPGRDAGRPLLIGSAKTNIGHLEAAAGIAGVIKVVLSLEHQALPKHLHFENPSPHIPWDRLPVQIVTETIPWERSDRPRIAGVSSFGFAGTNAHVLVEEAPLQAPVADVAAAVGGRFSVLPVSARTPSALVHLADQYRSWLTAHPEASLADVCSTAGVGRAHLEQRAALVVDTPESAIELLGALADDRPAPGVVRGESHDIPKTAWLFTGQGSQYPGMARELYDTEPVFAETVDRCADVVADVLEKPLLDVIFDVDSPGGDEALRLTSYAQPALFAVEMGLARLWQSWGFEPDVVLGHSVGQYAAACVAGVFSLEDGALLMAHRGRLFASLPAGGRMVAVSTAAERVESLTDDFPSLSVAAYNGANTVLSGPTADLEKAVAGLAADGVRCDWLDTSHAFHSALLDPILDEFESYASRFTFAAPQRILIDNRTGDALGRSVKLDAPYWRRHARQPVEFAKSVRTLAGLNCKVLLEIGPQPVLTAAALKAWPDPSTAPRAIASMRRTTADHRQIIEAVADAYVLGHLPRFDALRQANARTLDLPTYPFEHRQYWFNDSSAAGAPKQVTGPRTEAMRLLEDGRIEELAVLLDGADGDRQTVDVLNKLAAQHNQQRTTQSIADDRYEFHWEKSPALTSGADAGSGWILIGDDPDAVAPLVEELTGRGHRHRLVGLPMSDADEAQLADELRTAAADDPQLRVVHVAALGSDTTPSMRSLLRMQHRILGGTRRLLRAAAAAELRNSVWVVTRGAQRATDTDSVSPEQSCLWGFGRAAALELPFVWGGLADVASGSADEWTEFVNRITAPDSTVREDQLALRGDAVYVPRLVRRATQPSAAPLYLRDDATYLVTGGLGSIGLEIAGYLASHGARHLVLTSRRAPGDAAQQRIDALGAQHGCEVRVVTADVADAHAVARLLAVVRAELPPLAGIVHAAGEIGTTPLSTLDDAEVDRVFAGKVWGAWHLSEAALDTSAGTLDFFLCTSSIASVWGGFGQTAYGAANAFLDGLAWRLREQGIPGISVGFGPWSAGMADAESRARLEKRGVRTLSPADALAGLADVVAAGADRGPAHGVVARIDWSRFLPLYQQAGRRAFLTELEREVPDAALPAVSPSGTTPLVERLTTAPVQQRRKLLTDYLRDTVATVTRVDVAEIREDAGFFDLGMDSLMAVELRRHIENGVGAEIPVTLAMDHPRVSDVADYLLGEVLGLSEQTSDTSGLRLATAVTTRTDEPIAIVAVSCRFPGASSPEAFWDVLAGGVDAIREVPEDRYDIDEFYDPDPDAPGKTYTRSGGFLDGIDGFDPEFFGISPREAVWIEPQQRLMLETVWEGIERAGYAPSALRGSRTGVFVGVAANEYAHLLSAEPIDKIAPHFITGNALNAISGRVAFALGLEGPAVAVDTACSSALVAVHQACQALRSGDADLALAGGVNALLSPVTVVAASRARMLSADGRCKTFDASADGYVRSEGCGILVLKRLSDAVRDGDQVRAVIPSSAVNQDGASSGLTVPNGGAQQRLIATVLARAGLSGGEVDYLEAHGTGTPLGDPIEVQAAAAAYGGSRAADRPLLMGSVKTNIGHTESASGAAGLIKVVLALQHGLLPKSLHFDTPSPHIPWDSLPVKVVDEAMPWQANGRPRRAGVSSFGFTGTNAHVLIEEAPPQPPLTEDAGSTTPTTEPDTGDRSVDVLALSARSPEALTALARRYETWLAAHPDADLAEVCLTAGTGRSHFDHRAALVVESVQGAREALADLTENRLRTGIVRGEHTHHPTTAWLFTGQGSQYPGMARELFDSEPVFAETVTRCAEAVADILPRPLLEVLFATDRAAGDRESLRHTSFAQPALFAIEMGLARLWQSWGIEPDVVLGHSVGQYAAACVAGVFSLEDGARLMAQRGRLFGSLPDGGRMVAVFTDAKNVEEVAAEFPRVSVGAYNGPNTVLSGPGEDLEQIVDRFGDDGIRCTWLQTSHAFHSELLDPVLDEFESFAAQLHYAVPTLPLVCNRTGAVLTAQTPLDAQYWRRHSRQPVQFAESVRTVAALGCSVLVEIGPQPVLTGAAVQVWPEHLAPPRAIVSLRKGVADRRQIADALAAAYVGGHLPDFAALHRPSTRRLELPTYPFQRRRFWPKTAGITAEGGVGPATSGILGSAKDLASGDSVYTSRLSVKSQPWLSDHVIYGTVVVPGATYAAMALAAVGTPARAKEVFFYEPIILPEKASREVQLTLHPLDDGSGSTFTVHSRPYGDRSADWSLNAEGTVLSGADAEEPESGPSGPSRTSMPTAPSDPVDEAIERLTRMRPQELFETFADMELAWGPTWSGSLKSLWLGEGEAIGDIVVGEELAEQLGTEPMHPVLMDLCTGVAFPAFPALLAAEQGVSDLFLPLRYGQVTLREKMPRRFYCRATWHTNALDGETQVFDLDFVDRDGRALGGIREFTVKRAPREALLRGLGGDATRLLYSLGWHEVPSLPDDAAAVAAGTWLIAGFDELAATVPGCIPFDRATDPTPLGELLGQAHERGLPFSGVVWRAAGRRPDESTADAAARLESEIAHLLSAVHCVQRGDLKLPGGLWIVTEKAVATESGEPVDPVQAALWGFGRTTINEEPALRCKLVDCDGSPEAVRALATLLATSVDEPELALRQGKLLASRLVPWARTGHLTVPRGGDFVLAPTERGAIDNLRLTEADVAAPGAGYVQVRVEAAGLNFRDVLNVLGLYPGDPGPIGGDFAGVVTQVGEGVTGLEVGRRVYGSMQGAFASRFNVPAEFLAPIPDGVSAVEAATIPAAALTVRLSFDWAQLKPGDKVLIHAASGGVGLAAVQMAQQFGAEVFATASTFKRATLRGLGVKYVYDSRTTDFADQILADTDGAGVDVVLNSLTGEGFIEATLKATAQNGRFAEIAKRDIWSTEQMAEARPDIDYEIVALDTVMFTEPERIRELLTEVSEGLAKREWTPLPAEIYPLTEARAAFRRMQQARHIGKIVVQIPNPLQPRADRSYLITGGLGAIGLHTAAYLAQLGAGDIVLTSRRAADADTQQTIDDITERFKCRIHVFAADVGDEPQVMTLLDRIRAELPPLAGVAHFAGVLDDALLSQQSLDRFRMTLASKAFGAYHLDRWTADDDLDFFIVSSSVSSLFGSPGQANYSTANALLDGLVAHRRAKGLPATGVNFGPWAQGGMASSEAAVANISAQGLIPLEPSAALAALAELVANGTGQAAVIKANWQRAAKVLGSSRPPILDLVLPSAAGEVVGDSELLRQLQEIPVPQRAGFVTEFLQREVQNFLRLASPPAATSRFLDLGTDSLMAIELRNRLHSQFGGAFTINATAVFDYPTIGGLAEYLVGQLPDAEPSGAPEPGAVEPEATPQDATAD; this comes from the coding sequence ATGACATCGGTCGACGGTCTGAACGAGCCGACCCCTCGTTTCGCCATCGTCGGGTACGCGGCACGTTTTCCGGGTGCCTCGGACGCCGACGAGTTCTGGGACCTGCTGCGCGAGGGGCGCGACGCCATCTCCGAGGTGCCCGGCGACCGCTGGGACGTCGACGAGTTCTTCGACCCGGAACCGGGCACGCCCGGCAAGGTCGTGACTCGTCGCGCGGGGTTCGTCGACGACGTCACCGGGTTCGATGCACCGTTCTTCGGAATGTCGACCCGCGAGGTCAGGATGATGGACCCGCAGCATCGGCTGCTGCTGGAGACCGCCTGGCGCGCGGTGGAGCATTCAGGGACCGCACCGTCGGCGCTGGCGGGCACGAACACCGGGGTGTTCGTGGGTCTGGCCACCCACGACTACCTGGGCATGGCTTCCGATGAGCTCACCTACCCCGAGATCGAGGCCTACATGGCCATCGGGACGTCCAACGCTGCGGCGGCCGGACGTATCAGCTACCGATTGGGGTTGCAGGGCCCCGCGGTGGCCGTCGACACCGCGTGCAGCTCCTCGCTGGTGGCCATCCATCAGGCGTGTCAGGCGCTGCAGTTGGGCGAGTGCGACCTGGCGCTGGCCGGCGGGGCGAACGTCCTGCTGACCCCGGCCACCATGATCACGTTCTCCAACGCGCAGATGCTCGCGCCCGACGGCAAGTGCAAGACGTTCGACGCGGCCGCGGACGGCTACGTGCGGGGCGAGGGCTGCGGCGTCATCGTCGTCAAACGGCTCGAGGACGCGATCCGCGACGGTGACCGGATCCGGGCCGTGATCCGCGGCAGCGCGATCAACCAGGACGGCGCCTCCGGCGGTTTGACGGTGCCCAACGGCGTTGCTCAGCAACGGGTGATCGGCGACGCGCTTCACCGCGCCGGCCTGCGACCCAGCGATGTCGGATACTTGGAGGCGCACGGCACCGGAACTTCGCTGGGGGATCCGATCGAGGCCCAGGCCGCGGGCGCGGCGTACGGGCCCGGACGCGACGCAGGCCGGCCCCTGTTGATCGGCTCGGCCAAGACCAACATCGGGCACCTGGAAGCGGCCGCGGGCATCGCGGGCGTCATCAAAGTGGTGCTGTCGCTGGAACACCAGGCACTTCCCAAGCACCTCCACTTCGAGAATCCATCGCCGCACATCCCGTGGGATCGGCTTCCTGTGCAGATCGTGACGGAGACCATCCCGTGGGAGCGCTCCGACCGTCCCCGGATCGCGGGCGTCAGTTCGTTCGGCTTCGCCGGCACCAACGCCCACGTCCTCGTGGAGGAAGCGCCTCTGCAGGCACCGGTTGCGGATGTCGCCGCGGCAGTGGGCGGACGTTTCAGCGTTCTGCCGGTCTCGGCACGGACGCCGTCGGCCCTGGTGCACCTGGCCGACCAGTACCGCAGCTGGCTCACAGCGCACCCCGAAGCCAGCCTGGCGGACGTGTGCTCCACCGCGGGAGTGGGTCGCGCACACCTGGAGCAGCGCGCCGCGCTGGTGGTCGACACCCCGGAGTCGGCCATCGAACTCCTCGGCGCACTCGCCGACGACCGCCCGGCGCCCGGCGTGGTGCGCGGCGAGTCGCACGACATCCCGAAGACAGCATGGTTGTTCACCGGTCAGGGCAGCCAGTACCCGGGCATGGCCCGCGAGTTGTACGACACCGAGCCGGTGTTCGCCGAGACGGTCGACCGGTGCGCGGACGTGGTCGCCGATGTTCTCGAAAAGCCGCTACTGGACGTCATTTTCGACGTCGACAGTCCCGGCGGCGACGAGGCACTGCGGCTGACCTCCTACGCGCAGCCCGCGCTGTTCGCGGTGGAGATGGGCTTGGCGCGGCTGTGGCAGTCGTGGGGATTCGAGCCCGACGTGGTGCTCGGCCACAGCGTCGGTCAGTACGCGGCGGCATGCGTCGCGGGAGTGTTCAGCCTGGAGGACGGCGCGCTGCTGATGGCCCACCGCGGCCGCCTGTTCGCCAGCCTGCCCGCCGGGGGCCGCATGGTTGCGGTGTCCACCGCAGCCGAGCGGGTGGAGAGCCTCACCGACGACTTCCCCAGCCTGTCGGTCGCCGCCTACAACGGGGCGAACACCGTATTGTCCGGTCCCACAGCAGATCTGGAGAAGGCAGTCGCCGGTCTGGCCGCCGACGGCGTTCGGTGTGACTGGCTCGACACCAGCCACGCCTTCCACTCGGCGCTGCTCGACCCGATCCTCGACGAGTTCGAGTCCTACGCCAGCCGATTCACCTTCGCTGCACCACAACGGATCCTGATCGACAACCGGACCGGTGACGCGCTGGGACGGAGCGTGAAACTGGACGCGCCCTACTGGCGCAGGCACGCGCGCCAGCCGGTCGAGTTCGCCAAGAGCGTGCGCACCCTGGCCGGCCTGAACTGCAAGGTACTGCTGGAAATCGGCCCACAGCCCGTCCTCACCGCCGCGGCACTGAAGGCCTGGCCGGACCCGTCCACCGCGCCCCGGGCGATCGCCTCGATGCGCCGCACCACCGCCGACCACCGCCAGATCATCGAGGCGGTGGCAGATGCGTACGTGTTGGGCCACCTGCCCCGATTCGACGCGCTCCGCCAGGCGAATGCACGCACGCTCGATCTGCCGACCTACCCGTTCGAGCATCGCCAGTACTGGTTCAACGACAGCAGCGCCGCAGGAGCGCCGAAGCAGGTCACCGGGCCGCGCACCGAGGCGATGCGCCTCCTCGAGGACGGCCGGATCGAGGAACTCGCCGTGCTCCTCGACGGCGCCGACGGCGACCGCCAGACGGTGGACGTCCTGAACAAGCTTGCCGCGCAACACAACCAGCAGAGGACCACGCAGTCGATCGCCGACGACCGCTACGAGTTCCACTGGGAGAAGTCCCCCGCGCTCACCAGCGGTGCCGACGCCGGATCCGGGTGGATCCTCATCGGCGACGACCCCGATGCGGTGGCCCCGCTGGTCGAGGAGTTGACCGGCCGCGGGCACCGGCATCGGCTCGTCGGACTTCCGATGTCCGACGCCGACGAAGCGCAGCTCGCGGACGAGTTGCGCACTGCGGCAGCGGATGATCCACAGCTGCGCGTCGTGCATGTCGCGGCCCTCGGCTCCGACACCACGCCGTCGATGCGGTCGCTGCTGCGGATGCAGCACCGCATCCTGGGCGGCACGCGGCGGCTTCTCCGCGCCGCGGCCGCAGCCGAGTTGCGCAATTCGGTCTGGGTGGTGACCCGGGGCGCACAACGAGCCACCGACACGGATTCCGTGTCACCGGAACAGAGCTGCCTGTGGGGATTCGGTCGAGCCGCGGCCCTTGAGCTGCCCTTCGTGTGGGGCGGACTGGCGGACGTGGCGAGCGGGAGCGCCGATGAATGGACGGAGTTCGTCAACCGGATCACCGCGCCCGACTCGACCGTCAGGGAAGACCAGCTCGCGCTGCGCGGTGACGCGGTCTACGTTCCGCGACTGGTCCGGCGCGCCACCCAGCCCAGTGCTGCACCGCTATACCTGCGCGACGACGCCACGTATCTGGTGACCGGTGGGCTGGGCTCGATCGGCCTCGAGATCGCCGGCTACCTGGCCTCGCACGGCGCCCGCCATCTGGTGCTGACGAGCCGTCGCGCCCCCGGCGACGCCGCGCAACAGCGCATCGACGCACTGGGCGCGCAGCACGGCTGCGAGGTCCGGGTCGTCACCGCCGACGTGGCCGACGCGCACGCCGTCGCGCGCCTGTTGGCGGTCGTGCGGGCCGAGCTACCTCCGCTGGCCGGAATCGTGCACGCCGCGGGTGAGATCGGCACCACCCCGCTGAGCACTCTGGACGACGCAGAAGTGGACCGCGTCTTCGCCGGAAAGGTCTGGGGTGCCTGGCATCTGAGTGAAGCCGCGCTGGACACGTCAGCCGGCACGCTCGACTTCTTCCTGTGCACCTCGTCGATCGCCTCGGTGTGGGGCGGATTCGGCCAGACGGCCTACGGCGCGGCCAATGCCTTTCTCGACGGGCTGGCATGGCGGCTGCGCGAGCAGGGAATTCCCGGCATCAGTGTCGGCTTCGGGCCGTGGTCGGCGGGCATGGCCGACGCGGAGTCGCGCGCCAGGTTGGAGAAGCGCGGGGTCCGGACACTGTCACCCGCCGACGCGCTGGCAGGGCTTGCCGACGTCGTCGCGGCGGGGGCCGACCGGGGACCGGCGCACGGCGTCGTCGCCCGGATCGACTGGAGCCGCTTCCTGCCGCTGTATCAGCAGGCGGGACGGCGCGCATTCCTGACCGAGTTGGAGCGGGAGGTGCCCGACGCGGCGCTTCCCGCGGTGTCGCCGTCCGGCACAACCCCGCTCGTGGAGCGGCTCACCACTGCACCGGTGCAGCAACGCAGGAAGCTCCTGACCGATTACCTGCGGGACACGGTGGCCACCGTGACCCGGGTCGACGTCGCGGAGATCCGCGAGGACGCCGGCTTCTTCGACCTCGGCATGGATTCGCTGATGGCCGTGGAGTTGCGGCGCCACATAGAGAACGGTGTCGGCGCCGAGATACCGGTGACCCTGGCCATGGATCACCCCCGGGTGTCCGACGTCGCCGACTATCTGCTCGGCGAGGTGCTCGGGCTCAGCGAGCAGACCTCCGACACCTCCGGCCTGCGGCTGGCCACCGCGGTGACGACCCGCACAGACGAACCGATCGCGATCGTCGCGGTGTCGTGCCGCTTCCCCGGTGCGTCCAGCCCGGAAGCCTTCTGGGACGTGCTGGCCGGCGGCGTCGACGCGATCCGGGAAGTCCCGGAAGACCGGTACGACATCGACGAGTTCTACGACCCGGATCCCGATGCTCCCGGCAAGACCTACACCCGCTCCGGCGGATTCCTGGACGGCATAGACGGATTCGATCCGGAATTCTTCGGCATCTCCCCGCGCGAAGCCGTCTGGATCGAACCGCAGCAGCGCCTGATGCTCGAAACGGTGTGGGAGGGAATCGAACGGGCCGGGTACGCGCCGTCGGCCCTGCGCGGCAGCCGGACCGGCGTCTTCGTCGGGGTCGCCGCCAACGAGTACGCCCACCTGCTGTCGGCCGAACCGATCGACAAGATCGCACCGCACTTCATCACCGGTAATGCGCTGAACGCGATCTCGGGCCGCGTCGCCTTCGCGCTCGGTCTCGAGGGCCCGGCGGTGGCGGTGGACACCGCGTGCAGCTCGGCACTGGTGGCCGTGCACCAGGCCTGCCAGGCCCTGCGCTCCGGCGACGCCGACCTGGCGTTGGCCGGCGGCGTCAACGCCCTGCTCAGCCCGGTGACGGTGGTCGCCGCCTCCCGCGCCCGGATGCTGTCCGCGGACGGGCGGTGCAAGACCTTCGACGCGTCCGCCGACGGCTACGTGCGCAGTGAAGGGTGCGGCATCCTGGTGCTCAAGCGGCTCAGCGACGCGGTACGCGACGGCGACCAGGTCCGCGCCGTCATCCCCAGCAGCGCGGTCAACCAGGACGGCGCATCCAGCGGTCTGACCGTGCCCAATGGTGGAGCGCAACAACGACTTATCGCAACCGTGCTGGCGCGCGCCGGCCTGTCGGGCGGCGAGGTCGACTACCTCGAGGCGCACGGGACGGGAACCCCGCTCGGTGACCCGATCGAGGTCCAGGCGGCCGCTGCCGCCTACGGCGGGTCGCGCGCGGCGGACCGTCCGCTGCTGATGGGATCGGTGAAGACCAACATCGGTCACACCGAGTCCGCCTCCGGGGCAGCGGGTTTGATCAAGGTCGTGCTGGCGCTGCAGCACGGGCTGCTGCCGAAGAGCCTGCACTTCGATACTCCGTCGCCCCATATCCCCTGGGATTCCCTACCGGTCAAGGTCGTGGACGAGGCGATGCCGTGGCAGGCCAACGGCAGGCCTCGGCGCGCGGGTGTGAGTTCCTTCGGGTTCACCGGCACCAACGCGCATGTGCTGATCGAGGAGGCGCCGCCGCAGCCGCCCCTGACCGAGGACGCCGGCTCGACCACCCCCACCACGGAGCCGGACACCGGCGACCGGTCGGTGGACGTGCTTGCGCTGTCGGCGCGCTCGCCGGAAGCGCTGACGGCTCTGGCCCGGCGCTACGAGACGTGGTTGGCTGCCCACCCGGATGCCGACCTGGCCGAGGTGTGCCTGACGGCCGGCACGGGCCGTTCCCACTTCGACCACCGGGCCGCGCTCGTCGTGGAATCGGTGCAGGGGGCCCGCGAGGCCCTCGCCGACCTCACCGAGAACCGGCTGCGCACCGGCATCGTCCGCGGTGAGCACACCCACCACCCCACGACGGCGTGGTTGTTCACCGGTCAGGGCAGCCAGTATCCCGGCATGGCCCGTGAACTGTTCGACAGTGAACCGGTGTTCGCCGAGACCGTGACCCGGTGCGCCGAGGCGGTCGCCGACATACTTCCCCGACCGCTGCTGGAGGTGCTGTTCGCCACCGATCGCGCGGCCGGCGACCGGGAATCGCTGCGGCACACGTCGTTCGCCCAGCCCGCACTTTTCGCCATCGAGATGGGCCTGGCGCGGCTGTGGCAGTCGTGGGGTATCGAACCCGACGTGGTGCTCGGGCACAGCGTCGGCCAGTATGCCGCGGCCTGCGTGGCCGGGGTGTTCAGCCTCGAAGACGGGGCGCGGCTGATGGCTCAGCGTGGGCGGTTGTTCGGCAGCCTGCCCGACGGCGGGCGCATGGTGGCGGTGTTCACCGACGCCAAGAACGTCGAGGAGGTCGCCGCCGAGTTCCCCCGGGTGTCCGTCGGCGCCTACAACGGACCCAACACCGTGCTCTCGGGCCCGGGTGAGGATCTGGAACAGATCGTCGACAGATTCGGTGACGACGGAATCCGATGCACCTGGTTGCAGACCAGCCACGCCTTCCACTCCGAACTGCTGGATCCGGTGCTCGATGAGTTCGAATCCTTTGCAGCACAACTGCACTACGCCGTTCCGACACTGCCGCTGGTCTGCAACCGCACCGGCGCGGTGCTGACGGCGCAGACCCCGCTCGATGCCCAGTACTGGCGGCGGCACTCCCGCCAGCCGGTGCAGTTCGCCGAAAGTGTCCGCACCGTCGCCGCATTGGGGTGCTCGGTGCTGGTGGAGATCGGCCCGCAACCGGTGCTGACCGGCGCCGCGGTGCAGGTCTGGCCGGAACACCTGGCACCGCCGCGGGCGATCGTGTCGCTGCGGAAAGGCGTCGCGGACCGGCGCCAGATCGCCGACGCGCTGGCGGCCGCCTACGTCGGTGGCCACCTCCCCGACTTCGCCGCACTGCATCGGCCCTCGACCCGCAGGCTGGAGCTGCCGACCTACCCGTTCCAGCGCAGGCGCTTCTGGCCGAAGACCGCAGGCATCACCGCCGAAGGCGGTGTGGGTCCCGCGACGTCGGGAATCCTCGGCAGCGCCAAGGACCTCGCTTCCGGCGACTCCGTCTACACCAGCAGGTTGTCCGTCAAATCGCAGCCGTGGCTGTCCGACCACGTCATCTACGGCACCGTCGTCGTCCCAGGGGCCACGTACGCCGCGATGGCGCTCGCCGCCGTCGGCACCCCGGCGCGGGCGAAGGAAGTCTTCTTCTACGAGCCGATCATCCTGCCCGAGAAGGCCTCTCGCGAGGTTCAGCTGACGCTGCATCCGCTCGATGACGGCAGCGGATCCACGTTCACCGTGCACAGTCGCCCGTACGGCGACCGCTCCGCCGACTGGTCACTCAACGCCGAAGGCACCGTACTCAGCGGTGCCGACGCCGAGGAACCGGAGTCCGGGCCGTCCGGGCCGTCCAGGACATCCATGCCGACCGCCCCATCCGACCCGGTCGACGAGGCGATCGAGCGGTTGACCCGCATGCGTCCGCAGGAACTGTTCGAGACCTTCGCCGACATGGAGCTGGCATGGGGCCCGACCTGGTCCGGTTCCCTGAAGTCGCTGTGGCTCGGCGAGGGCGAAGCGATCGGCGACATCGTCGTCGGCGAGGAGCTGGCCGAACAGCTGGGCACCGAGCCGATGCACCCGGTGCTGATGGACCTGTGCACCGGCGTCGCCTTCCCCGCGTTCCCAGCCCTGCTGGCCGCCGAACAGGGCGTGAGTGATCTGTTCCTGCCGCTGCGCTACGGGCAGGTGACGCTGCGGGAGAAGATGCCGCGACGGTTCTACTGCCGCGCGACATGGCACACGAACGCCCTCGACGGCGAGACCCAGGTGTTCGACCTCGATTTCGTCGACCGCGACGGGCGCGCGCTGGGCGGGATCCGGGAGTTCACGGTCAAGCGTGCGCCGCGCGAGGCACTCCTGCGCGGACTCGGCGGCGACGCCACCAGATTGCTCTACAGCCTCGGCTGGCATGAGGTCCCGTCGCTGCCCGACGACGCAGCGGCGGTGGCCGCAGGCACCTGGCTGATCGCCGGGTTCGACGAACTGGCCGCAACCGTGCCCGGCTGCATACCGTTCGATCGAGCCACGGATCCGACGCCGCTGGGAGAGCTGTTGGGGCAGGCGCACGAGCGCGGCCTGCCGTTCTCCGGGGTGGTCTGGCGCGCGGCGGGCCGCAGGCCCGACGAGTCGACCGCCGATGCCGCCGCGCGCCTCGAGTCCGAGATCGCCCACCTGCTCAGCGCCGTGCACTGCGTGCAGCGCGGCGACCTCAAGCTGCCGGGCGGGCTGTGGATCGTCACCGAGAAGGCCGTGGCCACCGAGTCCGGCGAGCCGGTCGACCCCGTCCAGGCCGCGCTGTGGGGATTCGGCCGCACCACCATCAACGAAGAACCGGCGCTGCGCTGCAAACTGGTCGACTGCGACGGATCGCCGGAGGCCGTCCGGGCGCTGGCCACCCTGTTGGCCACCTCTGTCGACGAGCCGGAACTTGCTCTGCGACAAGGAAAGCTACTGGCATCCCGGCTGGTCCCGTGGGCGCGCACCGGTCACCTCACGGTGCCCCGCGGAGGGGACTTCGTGCTGGCACCCACCGAGCGCGGCGCGATCGACAACCTGCGATTGACCGAGGCGGACGTGGCTGCGCCAGGTGCGGGTTATGTGCAAGTCCGGGTGGAGGCTGCGGGCCTCAACTTCCGGGACGTCCTCAACGTTCTCGGCCTGTACCCGGGCGATCCCGGCCCGATCGGCGGCGACTTCGCCGGCGTCGTCACCCAAGTGGGCGAGGGCGTCACCGGGCTCGAGGTGGGCCGGCGCGTCTACGGCTCCATGCAGGGCGCGTTCGCCAGCCGGTTCAACGTGCCCGCCGAGTTCCTGGCACCGATCCCCGACGGGGTGAGCGCGGTGGAGGCGGCGACCATTCCCGCTGCCGCCCTGACCGTGCGGCTGTCGTTCGACTGGGCCCAGCTCAAGCCGGGCGACAAGGTGCTCATCCACGCCGCCAGCGGCGGCGTGGGCCTGGCGGCGGTCCAGATGGCCCAGCAGTTCGGTGCCGAGGTGTTCGCGACGGCCAGCACCTTCAAGCGCGCGACCCTGCGCGGGCTCGGCGTGAAGTACGTCTACGACTCGCGGACAACGGATTTCGCCGACCAGATCCTGGCCGACACCGACGGTGCCGGCGTGGACGTGGTGCTCAACAGCCTGACCGGCGAGGGGTTCATCGAGGCGACGCTGAAGGCCACCGCCCAGAACGGCCGGTTCGCCGAGATCGCCAAGCGCGACATCTGGTCGACGGAGCAGATGGCCGAGGCCCGCCCGGACATCGACTACGAGATCGTGGCACTGGACACGGTGATGTTCACCGAACCCGAGCGCATTCGCGAATTGCTCACCGAGGTGTCGGAAGGCCTGGCCAAACGCGAGTGGACACCGCTGCCTGCCGAGATCTACCCGTTGACCGAAGCCAGGGCTGCGTTCCGGCGGATGCAGCAGGCGCGCCACATCGGCAAGATCGTGGTGCAGATTCCGAATCCGCTGCAGCCGCGGGCGGATCGGAGTTACCTGATCACCGGCGGGCTCGGGGCGATCGGTCTGCACACGGCGGCGTACCTGGCTCAGCTCGGTGCCGGCGACATCGTGTTGACCAGTCGCCGCGCCGCTGACGCGGACACCCAGCAGACGATCGACGACATCACCGAACGCTTCAAGTGCCGCATCCACGTCTTCGCCGCCGATGTCGGCGACGAACCCCAGGTCATGACACTGCTGGACCGGATCCGTGCCGAGTTGCCCCCGCTGGCCGGGGTGGCGCACTTCGCGGGGGTGCTCGACGACGCACTGCTGTCCCAGCAGAGCCTGGATCGATTCCGTATGACATTGGCTTCCAAGGCTTTCGGCGCCTACCATCTGGACCGCTGGACCGCGGACGACGATCTGGACTTTTTCATCGTGTCCTCGTCGGTGTCGAGCCTGTTCGGTTCGCCCGGCCAGGCCAACTACTCCACCGCCAATGCGCTGCTCGACGGCCTGGTCGCACACCGCAGGGCGAAGGGCCTCCCCGCCACCGGCGTCAACTTCGGGCCGTGGGCCCAGGGCGGCATGGCCTCGTCGGAGGCCGCGGTCGCGAATATCAGCGCCCAGGGGCTGATTCCGCTGGAGCCCTCCGCCGCGCTTGCCGCCCTCGCCGAGTTGGTAGCCAACGGGACCGGCCAGGCCGCCGTCATCAAGGCCAATTGGCAGCGCGCCGCCAAGGTGCTCGGTAGCTCCCGCCCACCGATCCTCGACCTCGTGCTGCCCAGCGCAGCGGGAGAGGTGGTGGGCGACAGTGAGTTGCTCCGGCAGCTGCAGGAGATCCCCGTCCCGCAGCGGGCCGGGTTCGTCACCGAATTCCTGCAACGCGAGGTGCAGAACTTCCTGCGGCTCGCGTCGCCGCCCGCAGCCACCAGCCGGTTCCTGGACCTGGGCACCGATTCGCTGATGGCGATCGAACTGCGAAACCGCCTGCACAGCCAGTTCGGTGGCGCGTTCACGATCAACGCGACAGCCGTGTTCGACTACCCGACCATCGGCGGTCTCGCCGAATACCTGGTCGGCCAGCTGCCGGACGCCGAACCGTCGGGCGCGCCAGAACCGGGGGCAGTCGAACCGGAAGCGACGCCGCAGGACGCCACCGCGGATTGA